From Fusobacterium varium:
AAGCAGTAATTGAGGGGGGATTATTAAAAAAATATAAAATAGATGCTGCTATAGCTATGCATATTGAAACTGTTGATGTTCAAACTGGGCATTTGATTTATAAAAAAGGAAATCTGTATGCTTCTTCTGATAATTTTAATATTCAGGTTGAAGGAAAAGGATGTCATGGAGCTTATCCAAACGAAGGGATAGATCCAATTAATATTTTGACAAATATTTATTTATCTTTGCAAAGTATAACAACTAGAGAAATATCTCCAATGCAGCCATTTGTTTTAAGTATAGGATCTTTTCATGGTGGAACAGTGAGAAATGTTATACCAGATACTGCTAGGATGGAAGGAACATTCAGAACATATTCAAATGAATTAAGAGAGTTTGTAAAGTTAAGAATAAATGAAATTGCAACTAAAACTGCAGAAAAGTATGGGGGAAAATGTATTGTTGAGTTTCTCCCTGGTATTCCTCCATTAGTTACTAATAGTGAGGTTACAGAAGAAATGTTAACTTATGCTTCAGAAATAGTAGGAAGAGAAAATACAAGAGAAACTCATCAATCAATGGGGTCAGAAGATTTTTCAGTGTATGCTGATGAAATTCCAAGTACATATTTTGGATTAGGAGCAGGGTCTAAAGAAGAAGGATATTTATATGGAGGACATAATCCTAAAGTTCAATTTAATGAAAAAGCTTTTTATTTAGGAAGTGCTATTTTTACTAATTGTGCTTTAAAATGGTTAAAAAATAATAAATAGTATAATTGATTTATAAATAAAAGAGATCAGCTAGAAAGTATATTTTCTGACTGATCTTTTGAAGTATAAAAATTAATTTTAACCTTGAATAATCCTGTTGATTATTTCTAGATGCTAGATTATAATTTATACTATATAAACCTTTTTAGAAGGAGATGTAAAAATGGAACCCAAAATAGATACTATAAGAGAAAGAGTAGCTAAAGAAATTCGACATTTAATTTTAATGGGAAAGTTTAAACCAGGAAAAAAAATGTTAGAAACTACTATTGCTCAAGAATTAAATGTCAGTAGAAATCCTGTTAGAGAAGCTTTAAGACAATTGGAGCAAGAAGGAATAGTGGAATATATTCCACAAAAAGGATGTTTTCTACGTGAAATAAATTTAGAAGAATTGGAAGAAATTTTTAGATTAAGGGCAAATTTAGAAATAATTTCTTTAGAGTATTGCAATTTTAAAATAGCTGATGAAACTATAAAAAAGTTAGAGAGTATAATAGTAGAATTAAGTAATATAAAGAAAAGTAAAAATTTTGATGACATGTTTATATTGGGGTTAAAGTTTCATGAGCTTATAGTTCAAGAGTGTGGGAAGAATATAATTTATAAAACTTGGAAAAACTTTGGTGGATATAATTATTCTATTTTTTTAAATATTTATAATTCTGATATTGATTCTTTAAAGCGAAATGTATTAACTCATAAAAAATTACTTGAAAAATTAAGAACAGGAAAAGAAACCCTGATCAAAAAAGCAATACTACAACATTATTTAGAAGAATTGTAAGATGTTTTAATAGTGGTATTAAAGGAGAAAGTAATTATGAAAAGTGAGGTAAATCTTAAGAGGGTGTTAACAAGGACAGATCTATTATGTCATGCAATTGGAACAGTAACAGGAGCTGGAATTTTTTCAACTTTGCCTATAGCAATAGGAATGACTGGGAGATCAGCAGCTTTAGCATTTATTTTAGCAGCAGCAATAATAATAGTATCATTAGTTCCAAAAATTTTAGTTAATGGGAGTGTAAGATTAAATGGAGGAACTTATGCTCATTTAGGTATGTTTGGATATAAAAAATTAGCAGGAACTTTTATAATAATAAGTATAATAGCAAATATTTCAATCAGTTGGTATGCATTATCATTTGCTCAATATTTTAGTTCTTTGATACCTGGAATAAATTTAAAAGTAGCTGCTGGTGTATGTTTGACAATATTTACGATTACAAATTTGGTAGGAATTAAAGAAGCTTCCAAAGTTCAAAATCTAATGGTACTAACTTTAGGAATATCTATGTCATTGTTTTGTTTCTTTGGTTTTTTTCATATAGATAGTAACTTTTTTAATCCTAAGGAATTTATGACAAATGGGCCAATGGGAGTTCTCACAGCAGCAGGAATATTAACTTTTGCCTGCAGTGGAGCTGATGGAATTTCAGCTTTAGCAATAGAAGCAAAAAATCCAACTAAAGACATCCCATGGTGTATTATTGTTTCAACTTTAATTGTAGCATTTTTTTATGCAGTTATGGCTATTATAGCTTCTGGAGTATTTCCTGTTAAAGAGGTAGCCAATCAGCCATTAAGTTTAGTTGCTTCTAAAATTTTACCAGGACCTTTATATATATTTTTTATTGTGGGAGGAGCATGTTTTGCTTTAGTAACAAGTTTAAATTCACAAATAGGGTGGGTAACAAAGCCTATATTAAAAGCATGTAATGATGGATGGTTTCCTAAATTTTTTGGTCATGTTAATGAAAAATTTAAAACACCGCATAATTTAATAATAGCTTTGTACATTTTGGGAATGCTTCCAATAGTAACAGGAGTAGACCTTGATTTTATAGCAGGAACAAGTGTATTTACAAATAGATTTACAGATTTTATGATAGCCACAACAATAATTTCAATTCCAAAAGTAATACCAGAAGAATGGAAAATAAGCAGATATCATATATCAGAGTTAAAATTAAAAGCTTTTGCAGTTTTAGCAATTATAACATCATTGTTTGCATCATATTTAACATTGAGAGGTTTATCAAGAAATGCAGTAATAATAAACTTGGGAATGCTTGTATGTGCGCTGTTATTTGGAGTTTTAAGAATGAAAAGTGGAAAAGTACATATGGGGATTTTGTATGAGGAAAAATAATTAAATATTTTTTAACAACTCTAGCTAAAAATCATTTTAATGAATTTAAAATAGAATTTTTAAATAAACAGAGATATAAAAATATCAATAATTATTCAAAAAATAAAGAAAGCAGTTAATTAAAAACCGCTTTCTTTATTTTTATATATAAAACATCTTGGGGAAAGATTTGTTTTGTTATGTATTAAATATACTATTCTTTTGTGGCATTTATATTACAAACATAAGAACTTTAAAAACATTTTTTATAACAGGATATTTAAAATAAATTTTGTAAATTAATTTTGAATTACAAATATATTGACTATACAAGCAAAATATCTTATAATATTCTAAAACACCTAGGAGGTAGCAGAATGAGAAAAAGTTTATTGATGCTTGCATTAGTGAGTAGCATTGTTTCATATGGTGCAGAATTTAGAAATGGTCTTTATAGAGGAGTATTTGTATCAGGTCAGGAAACACAAGTTGAAGTGCAGTTTAATCTAAAAGATGATGTTGTAAGTAATCCTAAATATAGAACACTTGCATATAAAGGAACTGACTATCTTAAAGAAAAATCTGTAGCTGATCAAAAAGAAAGATATGAAGCTATTTTAAAATTTACTGATGGAAAAAAACTTAAAGATGTTTTAGAAAAACTTTATAAGCCGGAGAAAATAGAGGTGGCTGGGGCCTCTGTTAGGGGAACAAAAATAAGAGCTGCAATGCAGAATGCTGTAAATAGTGGAGTATATAAGCCTGACTAAAATAAATTAATTACAATGAACCTGAATTATTGGATAAAATGCAATAGGACAGGTTCATTTTTTTATTGCCATTTTATTGTTGTGAAGGTTTTTTAGTTCTTTTAACCTCTCTTTAAATAATGGTTTGAGAGAAATTCAGCTACTACTCCCATTCAAGAAATACAAATATATGGGAATGTATTTGATATATTTTTGCAGGGAAATATTTCGTAAGTATATTAATATTTTACATAATATTTTGGGTAGTTCAATTTTTTAGTATCAAAATAGCATCACAAAAACTTTGGAAAGGCAAGGTTTCTTTGTCACATCATTGTAGGTTTATCTGAAATATGATATAATTTAGACAATGCTTATTATAAGCAGGATCAAAGATTATTATTGCAAGTAATACTGAATACTTAAAAAGTGATTTTATACTGGAGTACAGGTATAGAGAAGAACAAGGAACTGAATGAATACTATAAATAGAGTATTTTCTTTAATAGCAATTCATTTAGGGTGGCTTGGACTACCATACGAATTGTATTAAATAGACTAGAAAAGGATGAGTATATAAAAACAGAAAAATGGAAAGTTTCCAGGGTTATTTATTAAGGAATGGAAGAGCTGTTTCGAGAAAATATTATAAAGTATTTTGTCCTGTACAGAGATGAAATTCTAGATATTTAGTTTAATGGTAACCTAATATTTTTGTCAATGGGAGAAAAGGGTCTGCAAAATTTAAGGATGGAGGTAAAGAATCATACTGGTGTGAGAAAGATTCAGAAGTATTTGTCAACCTTTGGTAATCATTTGTTGAGAATATACTGAATTCCTTCTGCAAAGAATTTCCTCTGCGGAATGCTTTACAAAAAATTTTGCTGAAAATAAAATGGAAGATTACTAGATAAATGTACTTTATACTGTTTACTTTACTATATTAGATGGGCTAAAGAAATATGATAAAGTGTTAACTAAATTAACGAAACATTCCGTGGGAAGGGGGTAAAGTTATGAAAAGGCGAAGCAAGAACTGGATGATCATTTTTATGATAGCAACATTAGTTTTTTTATCGCTTGCAGTTTCCATCTATGTGAAACAACTTACTCAAACCACTGATACTTCCGTTGTAGCTTCAATGCAAGAATTGTCCAGACACGATATGCAAAACATTCAAAGTGAGTTAGAAAGTTCATGGGATTCTCTGTCTGCAGTTTACACCAGAGTACAGGTAAATAAATGTGACAATATACAAGAAGTTTGCAGGCGCTTGAATTTAGAGCAAAGTTCAAATATCTTTAATACAATTTATTTAGTGGATTCCAATGGGAATACATACTCAAGTGCAAATGTGGTCAAAAATGAGAGGACACAGTCATATGTGCTGCCACTACTTTCAAGCCAAGAGAAATTTGTTATTCGTTATGATGCTTTAAATGTGCTGGAGGCAATTTCAGAAAGTCTTGTCTACGGTGTTCAGTGCAAGCCGTTTAAGGTGGATGGAATTCAATTTATTGGGATTATTGGCTTTTCAAAAATCAGTCTGATGGCGGAGCGGCTGAAAATCGACAGTTTTGATGGGCGAGGTTACACTGGAATCATCGATATTGATGGAAATTTTGTCGTTAATCGAAATCGTAGTGCAGGAATTGGGAAAATAGACAATTACTTTGAACAACTGCAAGAGCGCGCAGGTCTGTCGGAAAAGGAAATTTCAGACATTATCGCTCGGATAGGTCGGAAGGAAGCGTTCCTGCAGCGCTTTAATTACATAGATCAGGGAGCGCAGGTAGTTTCTTTCATTCCAATGCCTGGCACAACATGGAGTATTGTACTGACCGTTCCTCAAGAAGTATTCAATGAACAGACACAGCAGTTTGTATTTATGACAGTTATCATGCTTGTGGTTGTTGTAATTGTTTTGTGTCTGATGATGCTTCTGATTATTCGCATCTCCCTGACCTCAGCGACAGCAAAGGCAGAAGCAAAATCCCGCGGAGAGTTCCTTTCGAGTATGAGTCATGAGATTCGTACACCCCTTAATGGAATCATCGGTCTGAACCATCTGATGCAACAGAACATGCAGGACACTGAAAAGCTGGCAAAATATCTCAAAAAGTCTGATTTAACTGCAAAATATCTCCTCTCTCTTGTCAACGATATTCTGGATATGTCAAAGCTGCAATCCAACAAGATGCTGCTGGTGCTAAAGCCATTTTCCGTAAATGAACTGATTTCTACCACTGAGTCACTGATGCGTAACCGAATGGAAGATAAGGGAATCAACTTCCAGGTTGAAACCAATATTATTTGTTCCGAACTTATTGGAGATGATGTGAGGATTGAACAGATTCTAGTCAACATTTTGGGAAATGCAGTCAAATTTACGCCAGAAGGTGGCCGCATTACCCTGCGGGTATTCCAGTCAGCTGAAGGTAATGACATTTTGACGACCTATCAGGTAGAGGATACTGGCTGTGGCATCAGCAAGGAGTTTCAGCAGAAGATATTTGATCCATTCAGCCAGGAACACAGTGGCAATGCCAAGAGCAGACAGGGAACTGGGCTTGGCATGTCCATCAGTTCCTTGCTGGCAAAAGAAATGGGGGGCACATTGGCTGTGACGAGCCAGCTGGGCGAGGGAAGCTGCTTTACCTTTTCTGTGGCAATGGAGATTGCCCAGAAAGAATTAGACAAGGTTACTGTTGAAGACAACATTCTTCAAGACTGCAACAGCAGAAAAAGGCTGCATATTCTGGTGGCCGAAGACAATGAGTTAAATGCGGAAATTCTTATAGAAATTTTAAATGCGGCTGGCTTTACTACAGTTCGCGCGGCGGATGGTGGTGAAGTTGTCGAATTGTTTGAAAAATCAGCACTATATGAGTTCGATGTTATCCTAATGGATGTGCAAATGCCAATTCGAAACGGCTTTGAAGCGACAAAACTGATCCGCAAACTGAATCGCCCTGATGTGAAAACGGTTATCATTTATGCCTGTACAGCTAATACATTTAGAGAGGATCAGGACAAGGCTCAGGAAGTCGGAATGAATGGGTTTATTGCAAAACCAATTGATGTAAACAAGCTGATGAAGATGCTTGGAATGGAAAAGTAGAGGAGAATAAAAATGAAACGTTGGAGAAAGATTCTTGTGGGAGGGATCTCCCTTATCATGTTCTTAGGAGCGCTGACCAGCTGTGCAACCCAAAAAACTG
This genomic window contains:
- a CDS encoding putative transcriptional regulator is translated as MEPKIDTIRERVAKEIRHLILMGKFKPGKKMLETTIAQELNVSRNPVREALRQLEQEGIVEYIPQKGCFLREINLEELEEIFRLRANLEIISLEYCNFKIADETIKKLESIIVELSNIKKSKNFDDMFILGLKFHELIVQECGKNIIYKTWKNFGGYNYSIFLNIYNSDIDSLKRNVLTHKKLLEKLRTGKETLIKKAILQHYLEEL
- a CDS encoding putative hydrolase, producing the protein MEKYDEIKRAAKAIENEIIENRRYIHEYPEIGLELARTSAFVKQKLFEMGYEIEEICKCGVLAKIGKLGKTLLIRADMDALPMAEINDLPFKSKNDYGHTCGHDTHIAMLLGAAKLLKQYGNELEGTVLLLFQPGEETLEGAQAVIEGGLLKKYKIDAAIAMHIETVDVQTGHLIYKKGNLYASSDNFNIQVEGKGCHGAYPNEGIDPINILTNIYLSLQSITTREISPMQPFVLSIGSFHGGTVRNVIPDTARMEGTFRTYSNELREFVKLRINEIATKTAEKYGGKCIVEFLPGIPPLVTNSEVTEEMLTYASEIVGRENTRETHQSMGSEDFSVYADEIPSTYFGLGAGSKEEGYLYGGHNPKVQFNEKAFYLGSAIFTNCALKWLKNNK
- a CDS encoding putative amino acid permease; amino-acid sequence: MKSEVNLKRVLTRTDLLCHAIGTVTGAGIFSTLPIAIGMTGRSAALAFILAAAIIIVSLVPKILVNGSVRLNGGTYAHLGMFGYKKLAGTFIIISIIANISISWYALSFAQYFSSLIPGINLKVAAGVCLTIFTITNLVGIKEASKVQNLMVLTLGISMSLFCFFGFFHIDSNFFNPKEFMTNGPMGVLTAAGILTFACSGADGISALAIEAKNPTKDIPWCIIVSTLIVAFFYAVMAIIASGVFPVKEVANQPLSLVASKILPGPLYIFFIVGGACFALVTSLNSQIGWVTKPILKACNDGWFPKFFGHVNEKFKTPHNLIIALYILGMLPIVTGVDLDFIAGTSVFTNRFTDFMIATTIISIPKVIPEEWKISRYHISELKLKAFAVLAIITSLFASYLTLRGLSRNAVIINLGMLVCALLFGVLRMKSGKVHMGILYEEK
- a CDS encoding putative sensor protein, with protein sequence MKRRSKNWMIIFMIATLVFLSLAVSIYVKQLTQTTDTSVVASMQELSRHDMQNIQSELESSWDSLSAVYTRVQVNKCDNIQEVCRRLNLEQSSNIFNTIYLVDSNGNTYSSANVVKNERTQSYVLPLLSSQEKFVIRYDALNVLEAISESLVYGVQCKPFKVDGIQFIGIIGFSKISLMAERLKIDSFDGRGYTGIIDIDGNFVVNRNRSAGIGKIDNYFEQLQERAGLSEKEISDIIARIGRKEAFLQRFNYIDQGAQVVSFIPMPGTTWSIVLTVPQEVFNEQTQQFVFMTVIMLVVVVIVLCLMMLLIIRISLTSATAKAEAKSRGEFLSSMSHEIRTPLNGIIGLNHLMQQNMQDTEKLAKYLKKSDLTAKYLLSLVNDILDMSKLQSNKMLLVLKPFSVNELISTTESLMRNRMEDKGINFQVETNIICSELIGDDVRIEQILVNILGNAVKFTPEGGRITLRVFQSAEGNDILTTYQVEDTGCGISKEFQQKIFDPFSQEHSGNAKSRQGTGLGMSISSLLAKEMGGTLAVTSQLGEGSCFTFSVAMEIAQKELDKVTVEDNILQDCNSRKRLHILVAEDNELNAEILIEILNAAGFTTVRAADGGEVVELFEKSALYEFDVILMDVQMPIRNGFEATKLIRKLNRPDVKTVIIYACTANTFREDQDKAQEVGMNGFIAKPIDVNKLMKMLGMEK